Proteins from a genomic interval of Flammeovirgaceae bacterium SG7u.111:
- a CDS encoding bifunctional riboflavin kinase/FAD synthetase, translated as MRVFHGLNDFVKIENAVVTSGTFDGVHFGHQQILARLKEITTAMEGENVVITFWPHPRFVLSGMDIDLKLISTLDEKIERLSDFGVDNLLIIPFDKQFASLSSLEFIQKVLVDTVQTKKLVMGYDHRFGHNREGGFDFLMKNAYNFGFEVEEIPRQEVEEIAVSSTKIRRALQHSDVQTAAKYLGRPYQLRGEVVGGAKLGRKLGFPTANLLIKETYKLIPENGIYAVKAFHNDIAYDAMLNIGVRPTIANEGERSIEVHLFDFNKDIYGETLKIHFIDHLRNEKKFANLEELQHQLSIDKEAALEVLNHF; from the coding sequence ATGAGGGTCTTTCATGGGCTAAACGATTTTGTTAAGATTGAAAATGCAGTGGTGACGAGCGGTACGTTTGACGGTGTACACTTTGGTCACCAGCAAATTTTGGCAAGGTTGAAAGAGATTACAACTGCCATGGAAGGCGAAAATGTTGTTATTACTTTTTGGCCACACCCCCGTTTTGTGCTCAGCGGAATGGATATAGACCTCAAACTCATTTCTACACTCGATGAAAAAATAGAACGCTTGAGCGATTTTGGAGTCGATAACTTGCTCATCATCCCTTTCGATAAACAATTCGCCAGCCTAAGTTCCCTAGAGTTCATTCAAAAAGTATTGGTGGATACCGTCCAAACAAAAAAACTGGTGATGGGCTACGACCACCGTTTTGGCCACAACCGCGAGGGTGGTTTTGATTTTTTAATGAAAAATGCTTACAATTTCGGCTTTGAGGTAGAAGAAATACCAAGGCAAGAAGTAGAGGAAATAGCCGTAAGCTCTACCAAGATAAGGAGAGCCCTCCAGCATTCCGACGTGCAGACAGCTGCAAAATACCTCGGCAGGCCCTACCAGCTACGGGGCGAAGTGGTTGGTGGAGCTAAGCTTGGACGCAAACTTGGTTTCCCCACTGCCAATTTGCTCATTAAAGAAACCTACAAACTGATCCCCGAAAATGGGATTTATGCAGTAAAAGCCTTTCACAATGACATTGCTTACGACGCCATGCTCAACATAGGCGTGAGGCCCACCATAGCAAATGAAGGCGAGCGCTCCATAGAAGTGCACCTTTTTGACTTCAACAAGGACATTTATGGGGAAACCCTTAAAATCCACTTCATAGACCACCTCCGAAACGAAAAAAAGTTTGCCAACCTAGAAGAATTACAGCACCAGCTTTCTATCGATAAAGAAGCCGCCTTGGAAGTATTAAACCACTTTTAG
- the truB gene encoding tRNA pseudouridine(55) synthase TruB — MIQNKEELEKEFDLINGEVLLLDKPLTWSSFDVVKKIRYAAKIKKVGHAGTLDPLATGLLIVCIGKKTKKINDIQDAEKEYTGTIVVGKTTASFDLEHEVEDVADPNHLTEKDLKEAAESFLGWSDQIPPMYSAVRINGVRAYKHARKGEVVELKSRKVELTTFELTRVELPEVDFRIVCSKGTYIRSIARDFGEKLGVGGYLSKLRRERIGEYSVVGASDPATLADQIRAQVEKAQEEAKKESEDK, encoded by the coding sequence ATCATTCAAAATAAAGAGGAATTGGAAAAAGAATTTGACCTTATAAACGGAGAGGTGCTCCTTCTCGACAAACCACTTACTTGGTCGTCGTTTGATGTGGTAAAAAAGATACGCTACGCTGCCAAGATCAAAAAAGTAGGGCATGCAGGTACGCTTGATCCCCTAGCTACTGGCTTGTTGATTGTCTGCATAGGCAAAAAGACAAAGAAAATAAACGACATTCAAGATGCCGAAAAGGAGTATACAGGCACAATAGTAGTTGGGAAAACTACTGCCTCTTTCGACCTGGAGCATGAGGTAGAAGATGTGGCAGACCCTAACCACCTTACTGAAAAAGACCTAAAAGAGGCGGCAGAAAGCTTTTTGGGCTGGAGCGACCAAATTCCCCCGATGTATTCTGCCGTGCGAATAAATGGCGTGCGAGCCTACAAACATGCCCGAAAAGGGGAAGTAGTAGAACTGAAATCACGAAAAGTAGAGTTAACCACTTTTGAGCTCACAAGAGTTGAACTACCTGAGGTCGATTTTAGAATTGTCTGCTCGAAAGGAACGTATATCCGAAGCATAGCCCGCGATTTTGGTGAGAAACTGGGTGTGGGTGGATATTTATCCAAGCTAAGAAGAGAGCGGATAGGAGAATATTCAGTAGTGGGAGCTAGTGATCCAGCTACCTTGGCAGATCAGATTAGGGCTCAGGTAGAAAAAGCACAAGAAGAAGCTAAAAAAGAGTCGGAAGACAAATAA
- a CDS encoding pyruvate kinase: MKIKEEKIRDMVARLEELRKSALEMEDRYSIVLARVHPNFKDSARNLLHYRALRQHDIRDLQIKLGNMSLSRLGKAESHVMASIEASIAILKNFISDKKHKPAKAHLSIKKGNKLLEKNALEIFGYRSKGRRVRIMVTQPSIAAQEPQLVQNMVKAGMNTARLNCAHDEPVVWKQIIDNIHEANKKTGKRCKISMDLGGPKIRTGSIKPGPKVVKFVPIRDEYGRVTHPGQVWVVPEGTEMPLEITDYLPVSEELYKSFLPGDILKLKDTRDRSRSFKIVGHGVYGIEALCHDTTYVEAGTPFEVARYGETVGQGTIGDVLPVELSLLLKIGDLLVLHKEQMLGEPAEYTEDGELLKVAHISCTSEEIFTSVEAGQPILFDDGKIEGVIEEQSSEALKVRITYAKENGSKLKADKGINFPKSNLKIRGLTEKDKEDLPFVVKHADVINMSFVNTAEDVQELIDEINRLDAMDKVGVILKIETQAGFLNLTDILITAMQVYPVGVMIARGDLAIECGWENMGRIQEEILSLCQAAHVPVIWATQVLESLAKKGIPSRAEITDASMAQRAECVMLNKGPHIVDAIEMLDHILTMMKDYQNKKSPMMPVMEK, encoded by the coding sequence ATGAAGATTAAAGAGGAAAAGATCAGGGATATGGTTGCCCGCCTAGAAGAGCTTCGGAAAAGCGCTTTAGAAATGGAAGATCGCTACAGTATTGTGCTTGCGAGGGTACACCCTAATTTTAAAGATAGCGCTAGGAACTTGTTGCATTACCGTGCGCTTCGCCAGCACGATATTCGCGATTTGCAAATCAAGTTAGGCAACATGAGCCTTTCTCGACTGGGCAAGGCGGAAAGTCACGTGATGGCGAGTATAGAGGCTTCTATCGCTATCCTCAAAAACTTCATTTCGGATAAAAAGCATAAGCCTGCCAAAGCGCACCTTTCTATCAAAAAAGGGAATAAACTGTTGGAGAAAAACGCATTGGAAATTTTTGGTTATCGTTCCAAAGGAAGGCGTGTACGGATTATGGTGACCCAGCCTTCCATAGCTGCACAAGAGCCTCAGCTGGTGCAAAATATGGTAAAGGCAGGGATGAATACGGCAAGGCTCAATTGTGCGCACGACGAGCCGGTGGTGTGGAAGCAGATTATTGACAATATCCATGAGGCCAATAAGAAAACAGGGAAGAGGTGTAAAATCAGTATGGATTTGGGAGGTCCGAAGATCAGAACGGGGAGCATAAAACCTGGGCCGAAGGTAGTGAAGTTTGTGCCCATCCGAGATGAATACGGAAGGGTGACCCATCCTGGACAGGTTTGGGTTGTTCCAGAAGGAACGGAAATGCCGTTGGAAATTACCGATTACTTGCCTGTTTCGGAGGAGTTGTACAAGAGCTTTTTGCCGGGAGATATTCTCAAGTTGAAGGATACCCGTGATCGGAGTAGGTCTTTTAAAATTGTAGGGCATGGGGTTTATGGGATTGAAGCGCTTTGTCATGATACCACGTATGTGGAAGCTGGAACGCCATTTGAAGTTGCTCGCTATGGGGAAACCGTTGGACAGGGAACCATTGGCGATGTGTTGCCCGTAGAGTTGTCATTGTTGCTCAAAATAGGTGATCTTTTGGTACTTCACAAAGAGCAAATGTTAGGAGAACCGGCGGAATATACAGAAGATGGGGAGTTGCTAAAAGTTGCCCATATTTCGTGTACTTCGGAGGAAATTTTTACCAGTGTAGAAGCTGGGCAGCCGATTTTGTTTGACGATGGAAAAATAGAAGGGGTGATTGAAGAGCAAAGTTCTGAGGCATTGAAAGTAAGGATCACCTATGCCAAGGAAAATGGATCGAAGCTAAAAGCAGACAAAGGTATCAATTTCCCTAAAAGCAACTTGAAGATAAGGGGCTTGACCGAGAAGGATAAGGAGGATTTGCCATTTGTGGTGAAGCATGCCGATGTGATCAATATGTCGTTTGTGAATACAGCCGAAGATGTACAAGAGCTGATAGATGAGATAAACAGGTTGGACGCCATGGATAAAGTGGGCGTAATCTTGAAGATTGAGACGCAGGCAGGCTTCCTCAACCTTACGGATATTTTGATTACGGCGATGCAAGTTTATCCTGTTGGGGTGATGATAGCACGTGGCGATTTGGCTATAGAATGCGGTTGGGAAAATATGGGCAGGATCCAAGAGGAGATTTTATCGCTTTGCCAAGCGGCCCACGTACCCGTGATTTGGGCTACGCAGGTGTTGGAAAGCTTAGCGAAAAAAGGCATTCCTTCGAGGGCGGAAATCACCGATGCTTCCATGGCGCAGCGTGCCGAATGTGTGATGCTCAACAAAGGTCCGCACATTGTAGATGCTATTGAAATGCTCGACCACATCCTCACCATGATGAAGGATTACCAAAACAAAAAATCACCGATGATGCCTGTTATGGAGAAGTAA
- a CDS encoding DUF6443 domain-containing protein, with amino-acid sequence MIVYDFTPPAAYTTTDLNYVRTYVFQKPTTTETFDDLITDDFTKLYTHKNPNEIQVATQYMDGLGRPIQQVTQMAIEKNNAWMDMVQPVYYDEFGRQTRGYLPYAEAEADNAGDFRANAFAEQHSFYSSPEDGIPQSNYAFSQQVIEPSPLNRVLAQVAPGESWLPFVGTTQDRSVNMRQLTNEEGDNIRIWTVGTGENDLPTTASAYEDGQLFVSETTDEENHKSLEYKDKQGMVVLKKVQDENDFLSTYYVYDDYGNLRYVLPPKAMEEMGDDFSGHDNFDTILDELCFKYTYDARKRMVAKKVPGTEGETYMVYDRLDRLVLTQDAEQRQPNEDGEQEWFFTKYDIFSRPVMTGIYTSSLTKEEVLAEIEVINPTDYAVQSVRATNNPDQVEGSNVKRETHNGESTYLATKEIELLPGFTLSDPSQAFTAELTGTVTPENEQRGYEIPQDDFPPAEDLYILTINYYDDYDLDNDGTPEEAYVNVNEAGFMAEQAVTDRVKGLLTATEVRQLGEGDNGFLKTVTFYDRKGRVVQTQAENHKGGTDIVTNEIDFIGNVTKSHTRHANPESEDKPATIVKNWFDYDHANRLLKTRQAFDLQMEAEAETLSENTYNALGQLVTKEHSELAGEPGTPALQTVDYQYNIRGWLTKINDLNNVSESKLFAMELMYDNADANAQYNGNIGRIKWKTDLDEVQRQYSYVYDDLNRLKSATYAGRANEDFNVQNISYDANGNIKTLQRYGLTDLGATPEQHTYGLVDNLTYQYDEGQVSNRLTATLMV; translated from the coding sequence GTGATCGTATACGACTTCACGCCACCAGCGGCTTACACAACCACCGACCTCAACTATGTAAGGACATACGTCTTCCAAAAGCCTACAACTACGGAGACCTTCGACGACCTGATAACCGATGACTTTACAAAGCTATATACCCACAAAAACCCGAATGAAATACAAGTAGCCACCCAGTATATGGACGGATTGGGAAGACCTATCCAACAGGTCACCCAGATGGCTATCGAGAAAAACAATGCTTGGATGGATATGGTACAACCTGTATATTATGACGAGTTCGGTAGGCAGACGAGGGGCTACCTCCCTTATGCCGAGGCAGAAGCAGATAATGCAGGTGATTTTAGGGCGAATGCCTTTGCCGAGCAACATTCCTTCTACTCCTCTCCAGAGGATGGCATACCCCAGTCAAACTATGCCTTTTCGCAACAGGTAATAGAGCCTTCTCCACTCAATAGAGTACTGGCACAAGTTGCCCCTGGCGAAAGCTGGCTGCCGTTTGTAGGCACTACCCAAGACCGCTCGGTGAATATGAGGCAATTGACCAATGAAGAGGGCGACAACATCCGCATCTGGACAGTAGGCACAGGAGAAAACGACCTCCCAACAACTGCCAGCGCTTATGAAGACGGCCAGCTCTTCGTATCGGAAACAACCGACGAGGAAAACCACAAGTCTTTGGAATACAAAGACAAACAAGGAATGGTCGTACTAAAAAAGGTACAAGATGAAAACGACTTCCTTAGCACCTACTACGTCTACGACGACTATGGCAACCTCCGCTATGTACTCCCCCCAAAAGCAATGGAGGAGATGGGCGACGACTTTAGCGGCCATGACAACTTTGACACCATACTGGACGAGCTCTGCTTCAAGTACACCTACGATGCCCGCAAAAGGATGGTGGCAAAGAAAGTGCCCGGCACAGAGGGAGAAACCTATATGGTCTACGATAGGTTAGATAGGCTGGTACTCACCCAAGATGCCGAGCAGAGGCAGCCGAACGAAGATGGCGAGCAAGAGTGGTTTTTTACCAAGTACGACATCTTTAGCCGCCCGGTGATGACGGGGATATACACTTCTTCCTTGACAAAAGAAGAGGTGCTGGCAGAGATAGAGGTAATTAACCCTACGGATTATGCAGTGCAATCCGTACGGGCAACGAATAACCCCGATCAAGTAGAAGGGAGCAACGTGAAGAGGGAAACCCACAACGGAGAAAGTACCTACTTGGCCACAAAAGAGATAGAGTTACTGCCAGGCTTTACGTTGAGCGACCCTTCTCAAGCATTCACCGCCGAGCTGACAGGGACGGTCACGCCGGAAAACGAGCAACGTGGTTATGAGATACCGCAAGATGACTTTCCACCGGCAGAAGACCTCTACATCCTTACCATTAACTATTACGACGACTATGACCTAGACAACGACGGCACGCCAGAGGAGGCATATGTCAATGTAAACGAGGCAGGCTTTATGGCAGAACAGGCAGTGACCGATAGGGTGAAAGGGCTGCTGACCGCCACCGAGGTAAGGCAATTGGGTGAGGGGGACAACGGCTTCTTGAAGACCGTGACCTTCTACGACAGAAAAGGAAGAGTAGTACAGACCCAAGCTGAAAACCACAAAGGTGGGACGGACATCGTGACCAATGAAATTGACTTTATAGGCAATGTGACTAAATCGCACACCCGCCATGCCAACCCCGAGTCTGAAGATAAACCCGCCACCATCGTAAAGAACTGGTTCGATTACGACCATGCCAATAGATTACTCAAGACCCGCCAAGCATTTGACCTGCAAATGGAGGCGGAAGCCGAGACCTTATCGGAAAATACCTACAATGCCTTGGGGCAGCTCGTGACCAAAGAGCACAGCGAATTGGCTGGCGAGCCTGGTACACCTGCCTTGCAGACGGTAGACTATCAATACAACATCCGTGGCTGGCTGACCAAGATCAACGACCTGAACAATGTGAGTGAGAGCAAGCTCTTCGCCATGGAGCTGATGTACGATAATGCGGATGCCAACGCTCAGTACAACGGCAATATCGGGAGGATTAAATGGAAAACGGACCTCGACGAGGTACAGCGCCAATACAGTTATGTCTACGACGATCTCAACCGCCTAAAATCTGCTACCTATGCGGGCAGGGCGAACGAGGACTTTAACGTACAAAATATCAGCTACGATGCAAATGGAAATATCAAGACCCTCCAGCGATATGGCCTGACCGATTTGGGTGCTACCCCCGAGCAGCATACCTATGGGCTGGTGGACAACTTGACCTACCAATACGACGAGGGACAGGTAAGCAATAGGCTCACCGCTACTCTTATGGTTTAA
- a CDS encoding fibronectin type III domain-containing protein, with amino-acid sequence MGVTSYSIDIAGGGSSWTEDGIPGTSTAHTVVGLSPDTEYIFTVKAHDEAGNESEDNPQVTETTDPAPVASFYRGINLGGGGSVTIGGNTFDPGYADNVAYTGAEYNLNWIPWDDAPTDPAERELIDRRRVRDPHQRAQRHL; translated from the coding sequence GTGGGCGTCACCTCGTACAGCATCGACATAGCGGGAGGGGGCTCCTCATGGACGGAGGACGGCATCCCCGGCACCTCTACCGCTCATACCGTGGTGGGCTTGTCACCAGATACGGAGTATATCTTCACGGTCAAGGCGCACGACGAAGCGGGCAACGAATCTGAGGACAACCCCCAGGTGACCGAGACGACCGACCCTGCGCCCGTCGCATCCTTCTACAGGGGGATCAACCTCGGCGGTGGCGGCTCGGTGACCATAGGTGGCAACACCTTCGACCCAGGGTATGCGGACAACGTGGCGTACACGGGCGCGGAGTACAACCTCAACTGGATACCGTGGGACGACGCGCCGACAGACCCGGCGGAGAGAGAGCTAATCGACAGACGGCGCGTCCGTGACCCTCACCAGCGTGCCCAACGGCACCTATGA
- a CDS encoding TfoX/Sxy family protein, whose translation MAYDEHLADRVRQIIKRKHLSFEEKKMMGGLCVMVNDKMCVGVVKNELMARIHPDLYEDSLTKKGCKEMNFTGRAMKGFVFIDAEGTDMEDDLAYWVQLCLDFNPLAKSSKKKKK comes from the coding sequence ATGGCTTACGACGAACACCTTGCCGACCGAGTGCGGCAGATAATAAAAAGAAAACATCTGTCTTTTGAAGAAAAGAAAATGATGGGCGGCTTGTGCGTGATGGTGAACGATAAAATGTGCGTGGGCGTAGTGAAAAATGAGCTAATGGCACGAATACATCCTGATCTCTACGAAGACTCCCTCACCAAAAAAGGCTGCAAGGAAATGAACTTCACGGGCAGGGCAATGAAAGGCTTCGTGTTCATAGATGCCGAAGGAACAGACATGGAAGACGACCTAGCATACTGGGTGCAGCTCTGCCTCGATTTCAACCCACTGGCGAAGTCGAGTAAGAAGAAAAAGAAATGA
- a CDS encoding acyl transferase — MTYANKLKQAVLDTKKEGFHELALEIFRFQAKEIPVYGEYLKHLKIDPAQIGQIENIPFMPIEFFKSQTVLRKGVIPKLTFESSGTTGANTSRHFVGDPDFYKEISIEIFESIYGSLSDYCILALLPSYLERQNSSLVFMAEQFIAKASEGSGFYLHDLPSLVEKAIGSLASGKKVLILGVTFALLDLAESYSCDLEGAIVMETGGMKGRRKEMLREEVHHILKKGLNLKTIHSEYGMTELLSQFYATQDGLFQEPLWARLLLRDMSDPFSLRARKTNGGINVIDLANIDSCCFIETKDIGKQVGNGLVSVVGRFDNADIRGCNLLIS, encoded by the coding sequence ATGACCTACGCAAATAAATTAAAACAAGCAGTATTAGACACCAAAAAAGAGGGTTTTCATGAGTTGGCCCTGGAAATATTCCGCTTTCAGGCAAAAGAAATCCCTGTATATGGTGAATACCTCAAACACCTAAAAATCGACCCCGCTCAAATAGGCCAAATTGAAAACATCCCTTTTATGCCCATCGAGTTTTTTAAATCTCAGACGGTGCTAAGGAAGGGAGTGATCCCAAAACTCACCTTCGAAAGCAGCGGAACTACGGGAGCGAATACTAGCCGACACTTCGTGGGAGACCCTGATTTCTACAAAGAAATATCTATTGAAATTTTTGAAAGCATTTACGGAAGCCTCAGCGATTATTGCATTTTGGCCCTACTCCCCTCCTACTTGGAGCGCCAAAACTCATCCTTGGTTTTTATGGCAGAGCAATTCATAGCCAAGGCTTCGGAAGGCTCGGGCTTTTACCTCCACGACCTTCCTAGCCTAGTAGAAAAAGCAATAGGAAGCTTAGCTTCTGGCAAAAAAGTATTGATTTTGGGCGTCACCTTTGCCCTACTCGACTTGGCAGAAAGCTACAGTTGCGACCTAGAAGGAGCTATTGTGATGGAAACCGGGGGCATGAAAGGACGAAGAAAGGAGATGCTTCGCGAAGAAGTGCACCATATTTTAAAAAAAGGGCTCAATTTAAAGACGATTCATTCGGAATACGGAATGACCGAACTGCTCTCACAATTCTATGCTACACAAGATGGATTATTCCAAGAACCTCTTTGGGCAAGACTTTTGTTAAGAGATATGAGTGATCCTTTTAGCCTTAGGGCAAGGAAAACAAATGGAGGCATCAATGTCATTGATTTGGCAAATATCGATTCTTGCTGTTTTATAGAAACCAAGGACATAGGCAAACAAGTTGGAAATGGGCTTGTTTCTGTAGTAGGGAGGTTCGATAACGCCGATATAAGAGGGTGCAACCTTCTTATATCATGA
- a CDS encoding phage integrase SAM-like domain-containing protein gives MVTTTIQFRFRNTCASTSKGVVYAKVTHKGVHSNYFSTGINTTKNKWVNRSNSRLGKKIERIRIELLDATKKANYKLELVREVWRDGNKPVTLFAIAKEVVKLKGQDRTLKYRTWETYDTRLKKLEQFDTSTPIKKINEKWANNYLAWCLHKGYKRNYCMKQIQFVKHVLKHAKKEGIIKTNKLEYYDFKYEKKPIEFLTVDEIQKLQGISFASPALNKVKVAFLFQMYLGLSYEGLEKFRYKDLKTYRDKKCYVKQRDKSMETYFVPLCQEALQLLEENGFEIPLYCNAYYNRILKEIALILAIDLKLTTHLARKTAGMRWLNMGYSIESVSLMLDHSDIRTTQRWYARVLPIRVLEETEKIEAKNKK, from the coding sequence ATGGTTACAACTACTATCCAGTTCCGATTCAGGAATACTTGCGCTTCCACTAGTAAAGGCGTGGTATATGCAAAGGTTACACATAAAGGTGTACACTCGAATTATTTCTCAACTGGTATTAATACCACTAAAAACAAGTGGGTAAACCGCTCAAATAGCCGTTTGGGTAAAAAAATCGAAAGGATTAGGATCGAATTGCTTGATGCGACCAAAAAGGCTAACTACAAACTAGAATTGGTAAGAGAAGTATGGAGAGATGGCAATAAACCAGTAACACTATTTGCGATAGCCAAAGAAGTGGTCAAGCTAAAAGGCCAGGATAGAACCTTGAAATATAGGACTTGGGAAACTTATGACACTAGACTTAAAAAGCTTGAGCAGTTTGACACTTCCACCCCAATCAAAAAAATCAATGAAAAATGGGCAAACAATTATTTAGCTTGGTGCTTGCACAAAGGCTACAAAAGAAATTATTGCATGAAGCAAATTCAGTTTGTAAAACATGTATTGAAGCATGCAAAAAAAGAAGGGATCATTAAAACCAACAAGTTGGAGTACTATGATTTCAAATATGAAAAAAAGCCAATTGAATTCCTTACAGTAGATGAAATCCAGAAACTTCAAGGTATCTCATTCGCCTCGCCTGCGCTAAACAAAGTCAAGGTTGCCTTTCTATTTCAAATGTATCTTGGCTTGTCCTACGAAGGCTTAGAAAAGTTTCGGTATAAAGACCTAAAAACCTATAGAGACAAAAAATGCTATGTGAAGCAACGGGACAAATCTATGGAGACTTACTTTGTACCCCTGTGCCAAGAAGCACTACAGCTACTAGAAGAAAATGGTTTTGAGATACCCCTGTATTGCAATGCTTATTACAACAGGATTTTGAAAGAGATAGCTCTGATCCTTGCCATTGACCTCAAATTAACGACCCACCTTGCCCGTAAGACAGCGGGAATGCGCTGGCTGAACATGGGCTACTCCATAGAATCTGTATCCTTGATGCTCGACCACAGCGATATCAGAACTACCCAACGCTGGTACGCAAGGGTATTACCAATAAGGGTTTTGGAAGAGACGGAAAAGATAGAGGCTAAAAATAAAAAGTGA
- a CDS encoding transposase, producing the protein MEFKNFIGIDISKDTIDLALLAEHGELVNLKWDNDGKALGKGLKSLFREHGLGKEDTLLCAEHTGQFGNKLMEVSLDLGLCLWMESPYSISRSQGMTRGKDDKVDAERIAGYAKRFADKARLVKPTPKTINKLKLLSSERELAMKDLSKYKGQLKQEKGFLDKEYFKEKEKRVKKLIALYKKTVEEIEEQIAQLIEDDPDIKDSFDKIVSVEGVGKQTAIATIVATENFQKFDDPKKFACHIGCAPFRYVSGSSIRSRNKVSQKANKDLKKIFHMAALSTLRTKGELRKYYDRKVEEGKHKMSVINAIRSKLVHRIFAVINQNRKYEKIYTHSLV; encoded by the coding sequence ATGGAATTTAAAAACTTTATCGGCATCGACATCAGCAAAGACACCATCGACCTGGCCCTCTTGGCCGAACATGGAGAGCTTGTCAACCTCAAATGGGACAACGACGGGAAAGCCCTGGGCAAAGGGCTCAAGTCCCTGTTCAGGGAGCACGGGCTAGGCAAAGAAGACACCTTGCTATGTGCCGAGCACACAGGACAGTTCGGCAACAAGCTGATGGAAGTGTCCCTGGACCTGGGGCTTTGCCTCTGGATGGAATCACCTTATTCCATCTCCCGCTCGCAGGGAATGACAAGGGGAAAGGACGACAAGGTGGATGCCGAGAGGATCGCCGGCTATGCCAAGCGGTTCGCCGACAAGGCAAGATTGGTAAAGCCTACACCCAAGACTATCAATAAGTTAAAGCTTTTGTCCTCTGAGCGGGAACTTGCCATGAAGGATCTCTCGAAATACAAAGGGCAGCTAAAACAGGAGAAAGGGTTTCTGGACAAAGAGTATTTCAAGGAAAAAGAAAAGAGGGTGAAGAAGCTCATCGCCCTCTATAAAAAAACGGTCGAGGAGATAGAGGAACAGATAGCCCAGTTGATAGAGGACGACCCGGACATCAAGGACAGTTTCGACAAGATCGTCTCCGTGGAGGGCGTGGGAAAGCAGACGGCCATCGCCACGATAGTGGCCACGGAAAACTTCCAGAAATTTGACGACCCCAAGAAGTTTGCCTGCCACATCGGCTGCGCCCCGTTCAGGTACGTGTCGGGCAGCAGCATCCGCTCACGCAACAAGGTCTCGCAAAAAGCCAACAAGGACCTGAAGAAAATATTCCACATGGCGGCACTCTCCACCCTGAGGACAAAGGGGGAGCTGCGAAAATATTACGACCGCAAAGTGGAGGAGGGCAAGCACAAGATGTCCGTCATAAACGCCATCCGATCAAAGCTCGTCCACCGCATCTTTGCGGTCATTAACCAAAACAGGAAATATGAAAAAATTTATACGCATTCCCTTGTTTAA
- a CDS encoding transposase: protein MGFKNFIGIDISKDTIDLALLAEHGELVNLKWDNDGKALGKGLKSLFREHGLGKEDTLLCAEHTGQFGNKLMEVSLDLGLCLWMESPYSISRSQGMTRGKDDKVDAERIAGYAKRFADKARLVKPTPKTINKLKLLSSERELAMKDLSKYKGQLKQEKGFLDKEYFKEKEKRVKKLIALYKKTVEEIEEQIAQLIEDDPDIKDSFDKIVSVEGVGKQTAIATIVATENFQKFDDPKKFACHIGCAPFRYVSGSSIRSRNKVSQKANKDLKKIFHMAALSTLRTKGELRKYYDRKVEEGKHKMSVINAIRSKLVHRIFAVINQNRKYEKIYTHSLV from the coding sequence ATGGGATTTAAAAACTTTATCGGCATCGACATCAGCAAAGACACCATCGACCTGGCCCTCTTGGCCGAACATGGAGAGCTTGTCAACCTCAAATGGGACAACGACGGGAAAGCCCTGGGCAAAGGGCTCAAGTCCCTGTTCAGGGAGCACGGGCTAGGCAAAGAAGACACCTTGCTATGTGCCGAGCACACAGGACAGTTCGGCAACAAGCTGATGGAAGTGTCCCTGGACCTGGGGCTTTGCCTCTGGATGGAATCACCTTATTCCATCTCCCGCTCGCAGGGAATGACAAGGGGAAAGGACGACAAGGTGGATGCCGAGAGGATCGCCGGCTATGCCAAGCGGTTCGCCGACAAGGCAAGATTGGTAAAGCCTACACCCAAGACTATCAATAAGTTAAAGCTTTTGTCCTCTGAGCGGGAACTTGCCATGAAGGATCTCTCGAAATACAAAGGGCAGCTAAAACAGGAGAAAGGGTTTCTGGACAAAGAGTATTTCAAGGAAAAAGAAAAGAGGGTGAAGAAGCTCATCGCCCTCTATAAAAAAACGGTCGAGGAGATAGAGGAACAGATAGCCCAGTTGATAGAGGACGACCCGGACATCAAGGACAGTTTCGACAAGATCGTCTCCGTGGAGGGCGTGGGAAAGCAGACGGCCATCGCCACGATAGTGGCCACGGAAAACTTCCAGAAATTTGACGACCCCAAGAAGTTTGCCTGCCACATCGGCTGCGCCCCGTTCAGGTACGTGTCGGGCAGCAGCATCCGCTCACGCAACAAGGTCTCGCAAAAAGCCAACAAGGACCTGAAGAAAATATTCCACATGGCGGCACTCTCCACCCTGAGGACAAAGGGGGAGCTGCGAAAATATTACGACCGCAAAGTGGAGGAGGGCAAGCACAAGATGTCCGTCATAAACGCCATCCGGTCAAAGCTCGTCCACCGCATCTTTGCGGTCATTAACCAAAACAGGAAATATGAAAAAATTTATACGCATTCCCTTGTTTAA